The sequence below is a genomic window from Micromonospora aurantiaca ATCC 27029.
CTGCAACGGCTGGAGCTGGCCCACGAGCGGTACGGGGCACGGGTCTGCTGGGCCCCGACGATCAAGGATCCGGCGTTCGCCTTCGCCCAGAAGATCATCGGCGGACGGCAGCGGATCCGCGACAACGCGGTCGCCGCGCTGCCCCCGGCGCCGGTGAAGCCGGAGCGCCCGCCGCGTGGCGCGCCCGCCGCGGTGGAGACGCGCGTCGTGTACTCCCCCGTGGTCACGCTCGACAAGTGGGGATTCACCGGCGACATGAGCGCCGACTACGACGTCGACGTCGCGTTCGACGCCGGCTGGGAGTGGGACGGCGACATCGACACGATCCGGCAGAACCTCACGCTGATCACCCGCCGTCCGCCGGACGCGATCGCCGCCCGGGTGGTGGGCGTGCCGGTGGTCACCGAGGCGGACGGCCGGCCCGTGCTGCGCGTACGCGTGCACGTCGGCGCCCGGAGCTGGCTGGCGGGTCCGGGTGCCGACGTGCAGCTCGCCGCCGGATTCCGGCGTACCCCGACGGTGGTGGACCAGACCGCCGACGACGCGGCGTACAACGCGCTCGTCGCGGGCTACCTGACCGATCTCCAGGAGTGGCAGGACCGGCGCGACGAGGCGCTTGCCGCGGCGGAGACGGCCGGGGACGAGTTCGAGGCGCGGCTGCGGGCCGGCTTCTCGCCGGTGAACGAGATGGTCTCGCAGATCGTGGAGACGCACTTCCCGGCCAGCGTGCGGGACGAGGCGTGGGAGATCGACTTCTGGCACCGCGTCTTCGACTGGGAGCGCGCGTCGTTCGTGGCGTACCCCGGCTGGTGGTCCGGCGGCGACGCCCGCGCCCCGGAGCGCGACCCCGGCGACTTCGTCAACGCGAGCTGGGCGAAGCTCTACCTGCCGGTACGGGCCGGCATGGAGCTGACCGCGCTGCGGTGGATCTTCGGCAAGGTGGTGGCGACCAGCCTGGCGCCCCAGGTGGAGCACGAGCTGGCGGCGTTCGTGGACGAGCTGACGACGTACCGGACCGGCCACCTCGGCACCGGCGACGAGATGCCCGAGCTGACCACCGAGTGCCAGGACGTGCCGGAGCGGGTGTACTGCCTGGCGAAGTGGACCGAGTTGATGCCCACCGACGGCACCCACCTGGAGGTGGTGCAGGGCGCCACGACAGCGGCCGACGCGGTGACCGCCAAGGAGATCAGCGACGCGGAGGCGCTGCGGGCCGCGCTGCTCGACGGCGAGGTGCAGACCAACCGGCTCCGGACCAAGGCGTACGACCAGATGACCGAACCGGCCGACGTCGACATCCGCCTCGGCACGCCGTCCGGGAGCGGCCCGGCCGTCTGAGCGCCGGAGACAGTGGTCGTCCACCTCGAGCACGCGTCGAGGTGGACGATTTCTGTAAAAGTATGGACTTTGGAATCATGTCGGATGGGCAAAAAGGGGCATAATATTGATCCCCCAGGTCGCTCCCTCGACGGCACAGCAGCCGCCGGTCGCGCAACCGTCCAAAATGCACTGCTTCCCACCGGTGGGTCGATAGCGCCCGGCTCACAGAGCCTTTATTTTGAGCCGTTGCTTGTTGTTCCCCGCCTGGCGTGTGCACGAACCTAAGGAAGACTCATGACAACCGCACCCTTGCGCCAGGATGAGCCCCCGGTCTCGCTGGGCAGGGTCCGCGCGGAGCCGCTCGACCGGCTCTCCGCCGCGGACATCTCCCCCATCGTGCGCCGGGTGATGGCGGCTCACCTCGATCAGACCCGGATCCCGGCGGCGAAGTTCTCGTCGTTCATCTGATCCGCGATGGCCCCGGGGCCCGCCCGCGCGGCGCTCACCGAGTTCGTCCTCAAGGTGCACGCCAGGTGTGACCTGGCGTGCGACCACTGCTACGTCTACGAACACGCCGACCAGAGCTGGCGGCGCCGCCCGGTACGGATGACGCCGGAGGTGCTCCGGACCGCGGCCGGGCGGATCGCCGAACACGCCGCGGCCCACGACCTGCCGGACGTCACGGTGATCCTGCACGGCGGGGAACCACTGCTGCTCGGCGCCGAGCGGCTCGACGAGGTGCTCGCGGACCTCCGGCGGGTCATCGCCCCGGTCACCCGGCTCCGGCTCGGCATGCAGACCAACGGCGTACTGCTCTCCGAGCAGCTCTGCGACCTGCTCGCCGAACACGATGTCGCGGTCGGCGTCTCGCTCGACGGCGACCGTGCCGCCAACGACAGGCACCGGCGCTTCCGGTCCGGCGCCGGCAGCTACGACCAGGTGCTCCGCGCCCTCGGCCTGCTGCGCCGCCCGGCGTACCGGCGGATCTACTCGGGCCTGCTGTGCACGGTGGACGTGCGCAACGACCCGATCGCGGTGTACGAATCGCTGCTCGCCCAGGAGCCACCGCGGATCGACTTCCTGCTCCCGCACGCCACCTGGGACGACCCGCCGTGGCGGCCGGCCGGCGGCGGCACCGCGTACGCGGGCTGGCTGCGCGCCGTCTACGACCGCTGGCTGGCGGACGGCCGACCGGTCTCCGTCCGCCTCTTCGACTCGCTGCTGTCCACCGCCGCGGGCGGACCCAGCGGCACCGAGTGGCTCGGTCTCGACCCGGTCGACCTGGCGGTCGTCGAGACGGACGGCGAGTGGGAGCAGGCGGACTCGCTCAAGACCGCGTACGACGGCGCGCCGGCCACCGGCATGACCGTCTTCTCGCACGCGGCCGACGACGTGGCGGCCAGCCCGCTCCTGGCCCGCCGCCGCTCCGGCCGGGCCGGGCTCAGCGACGAGTGCCGGCGGTGCCCGGTGGTCGACCAGTGCGGCGGCGGACTCTTCGCCCACCGGTACGGCGCCGGGCACTTCGATCATCCGAGTGTCTACTGCGCCGATCTGAAAGAGCTGATCGTGCACGTGAACGAGAACCCACCAGCACCCGTCCGGCTCGACGCCGGCCTGCCCGACGACTTCATCGACCGCCTCGCGGCACTGACCGGCGACCGGGTCGCCATCGGCCGGCTCGTGGAGGCACAGATCGCCATCGTCCGCGCGCTGCTCGCCGAAGTGGCCGACCGCCTGCCGGCCGGCGGGGCCGGAGCCGACGGCTGGGAGGCGCTGACCGCCCTCGACCGCAGCGCGCCGGAGTCCGTCGCCCGGATCGCGGCCCACCCGTACGTGCGGGCGTGGGCTGTCGACTGCCTCGCCGGCAGCGGCACCGGCGCCCGGCAGGGGCCTGACTACCTGAGCGCGCTCGCCGTCGCCGCCGCGCTCGACGCCGGCACCCCGGTACGCCTCGACGTGCCGGTGCGGTCCGGCCGCCTGCACCTGCCGACAGTGGGCACCGTGCTTCTGCCCGAGGTGGGCGACGGCGCCGCACGGGTCGAGACCGGCCCGGGTTCGCTACGGGTGGCCGCCGGGGACGTGACAGTGGCGATCCGTCCCGGAACGCCCGGGGACGCGCCCCGGTGGTGGCCGACCCGCGTACTCGCCGCGCCGGACGTGAGCGTCCTGCTGGAGGACGGCGACCCGCACCGCGACTGCCACCGGCTGCCCGCCGGTGACCGGCTCGACGACGCGGGCGCCGCGCGCTGGGCCGAGACGTTCGCGGCGGCGTGGCAGGTGATCCGGGACGAGGTGCCGGGCCACGCCGAGGAGTTGCGCGCCGGGCTGCGGGCCGTGGTGCCGCTGCGGCGCAGCGGCGCGGGTGTCAGCGAGGCGTCGACCGCGCGGCAGGCGTTCGGCGGTGTCGCGGCCACGGAGACCGACGCCGGATCGCTCGCGGTGCTGCTCGTGCACGAGTTCCAGCACAGCAAGATGAACGCGCTGCTGGACATCTGCGACCTGGTCGACGGCACGCGGCCGATCGACATCACAGTGGGCTGGCGGCCCGACCCGCGGCCCGCCGAGGCCGTCCTGCACGGCATCTACG
It includes:
- a CDS encoding FxsB family cyclophane-forming radical SAM/SPASM peptide maturase, whose translation is MAPGPARAALTEFVLKVHARCDLACDHCYVYEHADQSWRRRPVRMTPEVLRTAAGRIAEHAAAHDLPDVTVILHGGEPLLLGAERLDEVLADLRRVIAPVTRLRLGMQTNGVLLSEQLCDLLAEHDVAVGVSLDGDRAANDRHRRFRSGAGSYDQVLRALGLLRRPAYRRIYSGLLCTVDVRNDPIAVYESLLAQEPPRIDFLLPHATWDDPPWRPAGGGTAYAGWLRAVYDRWLADGRPVSVRLFDSLLSTAAGGPSGTEWLGLDPVDLAVVETDGEWEQADSLKTAYDGAPATGMTVFSHAADDVAASPLLARRRSGRAGLSDECRRCPVVDQCGGGLFAHRYGAGHFDHPSVYCADLKELIVHVNENPPAPVRLDAGLPDDFIDRLAALTGDRVAIGRLVEAQIAIVRALLAEVADRLPAGGAGADGWEALTALDRSAPESVARIAAHPYVRAWAVDCLAGSGTGARQGPDYLSALAVAAALDAGTPVRLDVPVRSGRLHLPTVGTVLLPEVGDGAARVETGPGSLRVAAGDVTVAIRPGTPGDAPRWWPTRVLAAPDVSVLLEDGDPHRDCHRLPAGDRLDDAGAARWAETFAAAWQVIRDEVPGHAEELRAGLRAVVPLRRSGAGVSEASTARQAFGGVAATETDAGSLAVLLVHEFQHSKMNALLDICDLVDGTRPIDITVGWRPDPRPAEAVLHGIYAHAAVADMWRIRADRQVDGAQAVYRRYRDWTAEAIGALQRADALTPAGSRLVRQVARSMSGWPS